In a single window of the Pontibacter russatus genome:
- a CDS encoding ABC transporter substrate-binding protein, giving the protein MRNFRLLVLSALLILSSCSQPVRAPEEVRVRLAMEPETLSPVSYSDAGALQILNLLFQSLLSADLADNKIKPFLAAAMPQIERLDSVTLFTYQIREEATWPNGAPVTAEDVAFTLKVLKAPLLNNEFLKPQVQFIQDIRMDPSDSRRFTFVCAGYSPEMELLTGDFFILPAYLFDPEALLQPLEVAALTGSLSELENNPGLKAFASRFNSPEYGHSPGMLQGSAGYLLEKWETGKYLTLKRKSDWWGSRLTHAPHLTANPERISFQIIPDNTTALLALKNRQLDVLENIEATEFDRLRQDKDFLEDYALYAPNAYEFIYAGINARLPKFSDRRTRQAIAHLLDVKSIIQVSQQNYATPTVGPVPPTVEEYYNQSLKPYSFNPKRASELLKAAGWEKEQDGWFRNINGKRKQLTVEVNYRAGSNNYEKAAIVFQRGAAAAGIPVQVQAVESSLLSQKLRTHEYEVFFRSLSGNPFVLNFQPLFHTSYAGQGGMNVTGFGTPESDSVLHAINQADTPTEKANLLKRLQEILYEEAAFLSLYYLKDRLAVHRRFGNVKVSGLKPNYDVSAFTLKK; this is encoded by the coding sequence ATGAGAAATTTCAGGTTATTAGTACTAAGTGCATTACTGATACTTTCGAGTTGCAGCCAGCCCGTGCGGGCGCCGGAAGAGGTGCGGGTGCGCCTGGCGATGGAACCGGAAACCCTTAGCCCCGTGAGCTACAGCGATGCGGGGGCGCTACAGATACTGAACCTGCTGTTTCAGAGCCTGCTTAGCGCAGACCTGGCAGACAACAAGATCAAGCCCTTCCTGGCGGCCGCCATGCCACAGATAGAACGGCTGGACTCAGTGACGCTGTTCACGTACCAGATCAGGGAGGAAGCAACCTGGCCGAACGGGGCACCTGTAACAGCGGAAGATGTTGCCTTTACCCTGAAGGTTTTAAAAGCCCCGTTGCTCAACAACGAGTTTCTGAAGCCCCAGGTACAGTTTATCCAGGATATCAGGATGGACCCCTCCGACTCCCGGCGCTTCACCTTCGTATGCGCCGGGTACAGCCCGGAGATGGAGTTGCTGACAGGCGACTTCTTTATTCTTCCTGCGTATCTGTTTGACCCTGAAGCACTGCTGCAACCTCTTGAGGTGGCGGCATTGACCGGAAGCCTTTCCGAGCTTGAAAACAATCCTGGCCTGAAGGCCTTTGCCTCCCGCTTCAACTCGCCGGAGTATGGGCACAGCCCCGGCATGCTGCAAGGCAGCGCCGGCTACCTGCTCGAGAAATGGGAAACCGGCAAATACCTGACGCTGAAGCGGAAAAGCGACTGGTGGGGAAGCAGACTCACCCACGCGCCCCACCTGACGGCAAACCCGGAGCGCATCAGCTTTCAGATCATACCGGACAACACCACGGCACTGCTGGCCCTGAAGAACAGGCAGCTGGACGTGCTGGAGAATATCGAGGCCACGGAGTTCGACAGGCTACGGCAGGACAAGGATTTTCTGGAAGACTATGCCCTGTATGCTCCGAATGCCTACGAGTTTATATATGCCGGCATCAACGCCCGCCTCCCTAAATTCTCAGACAGGCGCACCCGCCAGGCCATCGCCCACCTTCTGGATGTGAAAAGCATCATACAGGTTTCTCAGCAGAACTACGCCACACCCACCGTCGGCCCGGTGCCGCCCACTGTTGAAGAATATTACAACCAAAGCCTCAAACCTTATTCCTTTAACCCTAAGAGAGCCTCAGAATTGCTGAAGGCCGCAGGCTGGGAAAAAGAGCAGGATGGCTGGTTCCGGAACATCAACGGCAAAAGGAAGCAACTGACGGTGGAGGTAAACTACCGGGCGGGCAGCAACAACTACGAAAAAGCGGCCATCGTTTTTCAGCGGGGGGCGGCAGCGGCAGGCATCCCCGTACAGGTGCAGGCCGTGGAAAGCAGCCTGCTGAGCCAGAAACTGCGGACGCACGAATACGAGGTGTTCTTCCGCTCCCTGTCCGGCAATCCTTTCGTGCTCAACTTCCAGCCCCTGTTCCATACCAGTTATGCTGGCCAGGGAGGCATGAACGTCACCGGGTTCGGCACCCCAGAGAGCGATAGCGTGCTGCACGCCATCAACCAGGCTGACACGCCCACGGAAAAAGCAAATCTTCTGAAGCGGCTGCAGGAAATCCTTTATGAGGAGGCGGCTTTCCTCTCGCTCTATTACCTGAAGGACCGACTGGCGGTACACCGGCGGTTTGGCAACGTCAAGGTCTCCGGCCTGAAGCCAAACTACGATGTGAGCGCCTTCACCCTCAAAAAGTAG